In a genomic window of Zingiber officinale cultivar Zhangliang chromosome 9B, Zo_v1.1, whole genome shotgun sequence:
- the LOC122023163 gene encoding probable serine/threonine-protein kinase PIX13 has product MRLSVKNLVFFFVVVFSCPSGFPSPSSPSSIFRFLIREKETTIGKKDSGQEEEKTTMTREWGIALVRLQDLPLLQLPHRRSTSRTSGSETTTGKLSNLSSSTTLGESSGNGISVEKVFPEGRILEAPNLCVYTFAEFRSSTRNFKLEFVLGEGGFEKVYKGWVEEKTLNPSKSGVGTFVAVKKLNPESVQGLEEWQFTNLKYSRVEIDEVRFEC; this is encoded by the exons ATGAGGCTCTCGGTCAAGAACCTCGTGTTCTTCTTCGTCGTGGTTTTCTCGTGTCCTTCTGGATTTCCTTCTCCTTCCTCACCTTCCTCGATTTTTCGTTTCCTAATCAGAGAGAAAGAAACGACAATCGGGAAGAAAGATAGCgggcaagaggaggagaagacGACAATGACAAGAGAATGGGGAATTGCTTTGGTTCGTCTTCAAGATCTCCCACTCCTACAGTTGCCACACC GTCGCTCAACGTCAAGGACCAGCGGCAGCGAGACGACCACCGGGAAGCTGTCGAACCTCAGCAGCAGCACGACCCTGGGGGAGTCCTCCGGCAATGGCATCAGCGTCGAGAAGGTGTTCCCGGAGGGGAGGATCCTTGAGGCGCCCAACCTTTGCGTCTATACCTTCGCCGAGTTCCGGAGCTCCACTAGGAACTTCAAGCTCGAGTTCGTTCTCGGAGAGGGCGGATTCGAGAAGGTGTACAAGGGCTGGGTGGAGGAGAAGACTCTCAATCCTTCCAAGAGCGGCGTGGGCACGTTTGTGGCCGTGAAGAAGCTCAACCCTGAAAGCGTGCAGGGGCTGGAGGAGTGGCAG tttacaaatctcaagtactccagagttgaaattgatgaagtgcggttcgagt gttaa